The Clostridium beijerinckii genomic sequence TATCCTTTGGTATTACATTTCGTTCAAATTCTAAATAATCCCTTAGTGTATCAAAAAAATAATGTCCACTTACATTAGGAAAAATAATATTTTTATATAAATCCACTATATTATAAAGCTTTAGAATTTCTTCATTATCAAGTTCTTTTAGTATATCCTCTGAAATGTAATACTCTTTAACCCGTCCATTCTTCTTAACTGATACGATTTCCATAGAATTTGCTAATTCATTAAGCTTTCTTTCTATGGTTTTACTACTTATATTTCCATAATCAATTAATTCTTCACTTACCAGCTCATTTTCAATGTCTGAAAAGGCCATTGGTTTATTTTTATAATTTAAAATTAAAAGCAAATAATAATATAAGATAATATCAGCTTTAGTAAAACTCTTGCTTAAATATGTATTGACTAAAAAGTTTTTCGTATTTGATATATCATCATAGCTTAAACTTAAAAGTTTATTCTTGCCATCTTTATCTATCTTAATAAAATCCTTCTCTATATATTGTTTAATTCGGCGCATCTCATAACTAACTTTTCGTGAGCTCCCATGATTTTTACTTTCTAAGTCACCTTTTGAAAAACATCCGTATAAAAAAACGTCCCGAAGTATTGAACGTATTAAATCATAATGCTTAATAAAATCTGGAAAAATAGAAATCCCCACCTTTGCTTAATCAATCTCTAGTCAGCCCTATAATGATTTTTCAAAACACTTCAAATCTTCCCATATCACATTTTGAAAATGAAATTTTGTTGTACCTACATAAACATATCCAATCTTAGGATATAGCGTTGCAGCTGGGATATTGCCTTCGTAAGTATCAAGGCGAATAACTTTATATCCTTGCTCTTTTGAGTATTTTTCAATGAATTCCATCATTAC encodes the following:
- a CDS encoding helix-turn-helix transcriptional regulator, whose product is MGISIFPDFIKHYDLIRSILRDVFLYGCFSKGDLESKNHGSSRKVSYEMRRIKQYIEKDFIKIDKDGKNKLLSLSYDDISNTKNFLVNTYLSKSFTKADIILYYYLLLILNYKNKPMAFSDIENELVSEELIDYGNISSKTIERKLNELANSMEIVSVKKNGRVKEYYISEDILKELDNEEILKLYNIVDLYKNIIFPNVSGHYFFDTLRDYLEFERNVIPKDKNCFQYKNLHFHPVIEEELILKVMRAIENRNEIRFKNDCKTTRVKMYDNEVIRPFKLRYDVECGRFYVFSFTSTGRCISARLDRKDDIEVLKTRFNYEEYEEKYKLAMEKSFSSVPHNTDTPYEEVEFEVNIDSLYEYYIVEKIKGELGDCTFEKISDTKYLFKKIVNDSCEMIPWIRKYGGYLKVISPRYLHKKIKKDWEDMLNNYGVIS